One window of Saccharomyces mikatae IFO 1815 strain IFO1815 genome assembly, chromosome: 8 genomic DNA carries:
- the YHK8 gene encoding Yhk8p (similar to Saccharomyces cerevisiae YHK8 (YHR048W); ancestral locus Anc_5.284) translates to MTSEVPATKMQSLSSKLTEEEHCSILLDREAKLDLELSSERNDDGGKEHEVIFREDLADPEDIARHMSTVRRYYISSLITFTSMVITMISSSWTLPSAHIIKSFHISHEVSTLGITLYVFGLGIGPLFLSPLSELYGRRITFLYALTLSIIWQCLTIWSRTITGVMFGRFLSGFFGSAFLSVAGGAIADIFDKDQIGIPMAIYTTSAFLGPSLGPIIGGALYHESYKWTFITLLITSGCCLVLIMFTIPETYKPMLLIRKAKRLRKEKNDERYYAPLEVVRDQTSLLSAIFLSTRRPFGLLFRDRMMSVLCFYTGLELAIIYLYFVAFPYVFKKLYNFGPMEIACSYIGIMVGMILSAPTCLLFQKTFEWRVKRNNGIKTPEMRFEPLFYGAFLTPIGLFIFAFTCYKHVHWIAPIIGSAIFGSGVYFVFTGVFAYTVDAYRRYAASGMACNTFVRCIMAGIFPLFGLQMYEAMGVNWAGFLLAMVTVVMIPVPFLFTKYGPRLRAKSPYAWDD, encoded by the coding sequence ATGACCTCAGAAGTTCCAGCAACGAAAATGCAGTCATTGTCATCAAAACttacagaagaagaacattGCTCAATACTTTTAGATAGAGAAGCAAAACTAGACTTGGAATTGAGTAGTGAACGAAACGATGACGGCGGAAAAGAGCATGAAGTAATCTTCAGAGAGGATCTGGCAGACCCAGAAGATATTGCGCGTCATATGAGCACAGTCCGCCGGTATTACATATCCTCCCTGATCACATTCACATCCATGGTAATTACGATGATCTCATCCAGTTGGACGCTTCCTTCAGCACACATCATTAAGTCATTCCATATCTCGCACGAAGTCAGCACTCTAGGTATTACGCTGTACGTGTTTGGATTGGGCATAGGTCCCCTGTTTCTGTCTCCACTAAGTGAACTATACGGACGAAGAATCACATTTCTATACGCTCTTACTCTCAGTATCATATGGCAATGTCTGACCATTTGGTCCAGAACCATCACAGGCGTCATGTTTGGGAGGTTTCTATCCGGATTTTTTGGTTCAGCCTTTCTTAGTGTGGCTGGTGGCGCCATTGCCGATATATTTGACAAGGACCAAATTGGTATTCCCATGGCGATATACACGACCTCTGCGTTTTTAGGACCCTCTTTAGGACCAATCATTGGCGGCGCTTTATACCATGAAAGTTATAAATGGACATTTATCACACTTCTAATCACTTCAGGGTGTTGTCTTGTTCTGATCATGTTCACCATACCTGAAACTTATAAGCCAATGCTGCTAATACGTAAAGCTAAGAGactaagaaaagagaaaaacgACGAGCGCTATTATGCCCCCTTGGAAGTAGTGCGAGACCAGACTTCTCTACTTTCTGCAATCTTCCTCTCAACCAGAAGGCCATTCGGACTGCTATTTAGGGACCGAATGATGAGTGTGCTGTGTTTCTATACTGGACTAGAACTTGCCATcatatatctatattttGTAGCCTTCCCTTATGTGTTCAAGAAACTTTATAATTTTGGACCCATGGAGATAGCGTGCTCTTACATAGGCATCATGGTAGGAATGATTCTTTCTGCTCCGACTTGTTTGTTGTTCCagaaaacttttgaatggagagtcaaaagaaataacGGCATCAAGACACCCGAAATGAGATTCGAGCCTTTATTTTATGGTGCCTTTTTGACCCCGATCGGGTTGTTCATTTTTGCATTTACTTGCTATAAGCATGTTCATTGGATTGCGCCTATTATAGGGAGTGCCATTTTTGGTTCTGGCGTCTATTTCGTTTTTACCGGTGTTTTCGCATACACTGTGGATGCCTACCGAAGATATGCAGCCTCTGGCATGGCTTGTAATACCTTTGTGAGATGCATAATGGCTGGTATTTTTCCTCTCTTTGGACTACAAATGTACGAGGCAATGGGCGTGAACTGGGCCGGTTTCTTGTTAGCAATGGTCACAGTAGTGATGATCCCGGTTCCGTTCTTATTCACCAAATATGGCCCCCGATTGAGAGCCAAGTCGCCGTATGCATGGGATGATTAA
- the FSH1 gene encoding putative serine hydrolase (similar to Saccharomyces cerevisiae FSH1 (YHR049W); ancestral locus Anc_5.283) has translation MTVQIPKLLFLHGFLQNGKVFSEKSSGIRKLLKKANVQCDYIDAPVLLEKKDLPFEMDEDKWQATLDADVNRAWFYHSEISHELDISEGLKCVVDHIKANGPYDGIVGFSQGAALSSIITNKISELVPDHPEFKVSVVISGYSFTEPDPEHPGELRITEKFRDSFAVKPNMKTKMIFIYGASDQAVPSVRSKYLYDIYLKAQDGNKEKVLAYEHPGGHMVPNKKDIIRPIVEQITSSLQEASE, from the coding sequence ATGACTGTACAAATTCCCAAATTACTATTCTTGCATGGTTTCTTGCAAAACGGTAAAGTTTTCTCGGAAAAATCTTCTGGTATTAGAAAACTACTGAAGAAGGCTAATGTGCAATGTGATTATATTGATGCGCCAGTTCTtctggaaaagaaagatttgcCATTTGAAATGGATGAAGATAAATGGCAAGCCACTCTAGATGCGGATGTTAACAGAGCGTGGTTCTATCATAGCGAAATCTCCCACGAATTGGACATCTCTGAAGGTTTGAAGTGTGTTGTCGACCACATCAAGGCCAACGGCCCATACGACGGTATTGTCGGCTTCTCCCAAGGTGCTGCATTATCCTCCATCATCACCAACAAGATCTCCGAACTAGTTCCAGATCATCCGGAATTTAAAGTCAGCGTCGTTATCTCTGGCTATTCTTTCACTGAACCAGACCCAGAACATCCTGGCGAACTAAGAATAACCGAAAAGTTCAGAGACTCATTCGCGGTAAAGCCTAAcatgaagacgaagatgatCTTCATCTACGGTGCTTCCGATCAAGCTGTCCCATCTGTTAGATCCAAGTACTTGTACGATATTTACCTGAAAGCACAAGATGGTAACAAGGAAAAGGTACTAGCTTATGAACACCCTGGTGGTCATATGGTTCCAAACAAGAAAGATATTATCAGACCAATTGTTGAGCAAATTACCTCTTCCTTGCAAGAAGCTTCTGAATAA
- the SMF2 gene encoding divalent metal ion transporter SMF2 (similar to Saccharomyces cerevisiae SMF2 (YHR050W); ancestral locus Anc_5.282): MPSQEYEPIQRSDEFQTDNDNTSHAYDDINTIQELPHTTLTQPDSTSWSVIRMLRKYAKFVGPGLMVSVSYMDPGNYSTAVAAGSAHRYKLLFSVLVSNFMAAFWQYLCARLGAVTGLDLAQNCKKHLPFGLNITLYILAEMAIIATDLAEVVGTAISLNILFHIPLALGVILTVVDVLIVLLAYKPNGSMKGIRVFEAFVSLLVILTVACFTVELFYAKLGPAKEIFSGFLPSKAVFEGDGLYLSLAILGATVMPHSLYLGSGVVQPRLREYDIKNGHYSPDVNDMDNNHHNYRPSYEAISETLHFTITELLVSLFTVALFVNCAILIVSGATLYGSTQNAEEADLFSIYNLLSSTLSKGAGTVFVLALLFSGQSAGIVCTLSGQMVSEGFLNWTVSPALRRSATRAVAITPCLILVLVAGRSGLSGALNASQVVLSLLLPFVSAPLLYFTSSKKIMRVQLNRDKELSRTTDKQYVVSKNEDDETIELEDMGIGSSSQERGLVSPAIKYKDMSNGITVTVLAVIVWLVISGLNFYMLLGFTMGKEVHL, from the coding sequence ATGCCGTCTCAAGAATATGAACCTATTCAACGGAGTGATGAATTCCAAACAGACAATGATAACACTAGCCATGCGTATGATGACATCAATACCATCCAGGAGCTACCTCATACAACACTAACGCAGCCAGATTCAACATCCTGGAGTGTAATCAGAATGTTGAGGAAATATGCCAAATTTGTTGGTCCCGGTTTAATGGTTTCTGTATCGTACATGGACCCTGGTAACTATAGTACGGCCGTGGCAGCGGGTTCTGCTCATCGATACAAGCTTTTATTTTCCGTTCTGGTTTCCAATTTCATGGCTGCATTTTGGCAGTACCTCTGCGCCAGGTTAGGTGCTGTCACAGGCCTAGATTTGGCGCAAAATTGTAAAAAACATTTGCCTTTTGGGCTTAATATTACCCTTTATATTCTAGCAGAAATGGCGATTATTGCCACAGATCTAGCAGAAGTGGTGGGAACTGCTATTTCgctaaatattcttttccataTACCACTAGCCCTTGGTGTGATTCTTACTGTGGTAGACGTTTTGATTGTCCTGCTAGCTTACAAACCTAATGGGTCGATGAAAGGAATTAGAGTATTCGAAGCGTTTGTTTCTTTACTGGTGATTCTCACCGTAGCCTGTTTCACGGTGGAATTGTTTTACGCCAAATTAGGTCCTgccaaagaaatattttctgGATTTCTTCCCAGTAAAGCTGTTTTTGAAGGTGATGGTCTGTATTTGAGTTTAGCAATTTTGGGTGCCACAGTAATGCCTCATTCATTATATCTGGGATCAGGTGTGGTCCAACCAAGATTAAGAGAGTACGATATCAAGAACGGACACTACTCACCGGACGTGAACGATATGGACAACAATCACCATAATTACAGGCCATCTTATGAAGCCATCAGCGAAACTTTACATTTCACTATAACAGAATTGTTGGTCTCGCTTTTCACAGTGGCACTCTTTGTCAACTGTGCTATCCTTATTGTGTCTGGTGCTACTCTGTACGGGTCTACTCAGAATGCCGAGGAAGCTGACCTATTTTCTATTTACAACCTGCTCTCTAGTACGCTTTCTAAGGGAGCAGGGACAGTATTCGTGCTAGCATTGTTGTTTTCGGGACAAAGTGCAGGCATTGTATGCACCTTGAGCGGACAGATGGTTAGTGAAGGATTCTTAAACTGGACTGTTTCTCCTGCATTGAGAAGATCCGCTACAAGAGCCGTTGCAATCACCCCTTGTTTGATTCTAGTGCTTGTGGCTGGACGTAGCGGTCTCTCTGGTGCTTTAAATGCTTCACAAGTGGTGCTTTCTCTGCTACTACCCTTTGTTTCCGCACCTTTACTTTACTTTACCTCTAGCAAGAAGATCATGCGTGTACAGCTCAATCGTGACAAAGAACTTTCAAGAACTACGGATAAGCAATATGTAGTTAGCAAAAACGAAGACGATGAGACTATTGAGCTGGAAGACATGGGAATTGGCAGCAGCTCACAAGAGCGTGGCTTAGTTTCTCCTGCCATAAAATACAAGGACATGAGCAATGGGATAACAGTCACCGTGCTCGCAGTCATAGTGTGGCTGGTCATTTCGGGTCTGAACTTCTACATGCTGTTGGGCTTCACCATGGGTAAAGAAGTTCATCTCTAA
- the COX6 gene encoding cytochrome c oxidase subunit VI (similar to Saccharomyces cerevisiae COX6 (YHR051W); ancestral locus Anc_5.280) translates to MLSRAIFRNPVINRTLLRARPGAYSATKLTRSSLIQSRKYSDAHDEETFEEFTARYEKEFDEAYDLFEVQRVLNNCFSYDLVPAPAVIEKALRAARRVNDLPTAIRVFEALKYKVENEDQYKAYLDELKDVRQELGVPLKEELFPSSS, encoded by the coding sequence ATGTTATCGAGGGCTATATTCAGAAATCCAGTTATAAATAGAACATTATTGAGAGCTAGACCTGGTGCCTATTCTGCAACTAAATTGACCAGAAGCTCATTAATTCAAAGTAGGAAGTACTCTGATGCACATGACGAAGAAACCTTTGAGGAATTTACTGCCAGATATGAAAAGGAGTTCGATGAAGCATATGATTTATTTGAGGTACAAAGAGTGTTGAACAACTGTTTCTCCTATGATTTGGTTCCTGCTCCCGCGGTTATTGAAAAGGCTTTGAGGGCCGCCAGAAGAGTCAATGACTTGCCTACCGCCATTAGAGTATTTGAAGCTTTAAAATACAAGGTTGAAAATGAGGACCAATACAAAGCCTACTTGGATGAATTGAAGGATGTCAGACAAGAATTGGGCGTTCCACTAAAGGAGGAACTGTTTCCAAGCTCTTCTTAA
- the CIC1 gene encoding Cic1p (similar to Saccharomyces cerevisiae CIC1 (YHR052W); ancestral locus Anc_5.278): MVKKGSSKKSTPVGTPSKEKKKVVEKKKVVEKKKVAEKRKVAENKSSAVIPRERVTKAVGELIKFTSKPEGNVNEEEEKNGKKMLLEDDEEELKKDLQLIVVNNKSFTGTSKSFKLKLLNVKHSFYRPWKQASVTSVKDFKVLLVLKDSDVKKVSQDDLFDKLDSEGIKVDEIICGKDLKTVYKAYEARSAFISQFSLILADDSIVTSLPKLMGGKAYNKVETTPIAIKTHANKEFSLKTLTNNIKKVYLSQLPVKLPRGTTLNVHLGNLEWLKPEEFVDNVELISEQLIKAFSIRSIFIKTNKSPVLPLYYNQDVLDELVAKKEKTVETHEDNMVTIDGVQVHLSTFNKGLMEIANPSELGSIFSKQVNNAKKRSSNVLDKEASESEAVKKAKS, from the coding sequence ATGGTCAAAAAGGGtagttcaaaaaaatccacACCTGTGGGCACACCaagcaaagaaaagaagaaagttgttgaaaagaagaaagttgttgaaaagaagaaggttgCTGAAAAGAGGAAAGTTGCTGAAAACAAGTCTTCTGCAGTTATTCCTAGAGAACGAGTCACTAAAGCTGTTGGTGAGCTCATAAAATTTACCTCGAAGCCAGAAGGTAATGTcaacgaagaagaagaaaaaaatggtaagaaaatgttattggaagatgacgaagaagaattgaagaaagatttaCAATTGATCGTAgtaaataataaatcatTCACTGGGACTTCCAAATCTTTCAAGTTGAAATTATTAAATGTTAAACATTCTTTTTACAGGCCTTGGAAACAAGCCAGTGTAACTTCAGTTAAGGATTTTAAAGTTTTATTGGTTTTAAAAGATTCTGATGTTAAAAAAGTGTCACAAGATGATTTATTCGACAAGCTAGATTCAGAAGGAATCAAAGTTGATGAAATTATTTGCGGcaaagatttgaagacAGTGTACAAAGCATATGAGGCCAGAAGTGCTTTTATATCCCAGTTTTCCTTGATCTTAGCTGACGACAGTATAGTTACATCTTTGCCAAAACTTATGGGAGGCAAAGCGTACAACAAAGTGGAAACCACACCTATAGCAATTAAAACGCATGCGAATAAGGAGTTTTCTTTAAAGACTTTGACaaacaatatcaaaaagGTATACCTAAGTCAATTGCCTGTCAAACTCCCAAGAGGTACCACTTTGAACGTCCACTTAGGTAATTTGGAATGGTTAAAGCCAGAAGAGTTCGTAGATAATGTTGAATTAATCTCAGAACAATTGATCAAGGCGTTCTCAATCAGatccatttttatcaagaCGAATAAATCGCCTGTATTGCCATTATACTATAACCAAGACGTTCTTGATGAACTTGTCGCTAAAAAGGAGAAAACTGTCGAAACACATGAAGACAACATGGTTACCATTGATGGTGTCCAAGTTCATTTATCTACTTTCAACAAGGGTTTGATGGAAATTGCTAATCCTTCTGAATTGGGCTCAATTTTCTCCAAACAAGTTAACAATGCTAAAAAGAGATCTTCTAATGTGCTTGACAAGGAAGCTAGTGAATCTGAAGCTGTGAAGAAAGCTAAAAGTTAG
- the SMKI08G0990 gene encoding Zn(II)2Cys6 transcription factor domain-containing protein (similar to Saccharomyces cerevisiae RSC3 (YDR303C) and RSC30 (YHR056C); ancestral locus Anc_5.322) produces the protein MMDMQVRKVRKPPACTQCRKRKIGCDRAKPICGNCVKYNKPDCFYPDGPGKMVAVPSASGMSTHGNGLGANHFNQGNGVNQKNVMIQTQYPIMQTSMEASSFSFNPSVDTAMQWNKAASYQNNNTNNNTAPRQNSSNINGTAHGNTIVRSDSPDVPSMDQIREYNTRLQLVNAQGFDYTGHTYSYNIGMNQDSAVFDLMTSPFTQEEVLVKEIDFLKNKLVDLQNLQLKSFKERSNSNAGSSTTNKSGKTSDNAKKSKIGGKRTEFEHPNSEPSTSLQKCFTALALTDVQSLVQVKPLRDTPNYLFTKNFIILRDHYLFKFYNILHDICHINQFKINPNVDNSHQEFTEVGKVNFPSKAAIIDMLNSEMVGNLNIEEFLPILDKTNLLEFVNESFPNGESCSSFTTNNLPLSQLTKLGQLTVLLLLLNDSITLFNRQAINVDVLKLLNNLRLIRSQITLIDLESYDQETIKFIAITKFYESLYMHDDQKSNLDEDLNCLLSFQINDFKLFHFLKKMYYSRHSLLGQSSFMVSTTENLSPIPSSIDTNEIPSIANDLELLETQTKLINALQDIPFYLPVDLAQVESLLETLTTGVSKLLGSYENDNEVGREWKDTLNFFNTIAYTNFFFFIQNESSLSMGVQHSLHNDKASSSGKCAKNLMKIISTMRIFYSVSFNFIFPIKSIRSFSSIENHFNSSGNEFLFTHQFIQILQNFIMITFAIFQRCEVILYDEFYKNLSNEEINVQLLLIHDKILEILKKLEIIISFLRNEMNNNDNFQPNKSFNKALNLVKYMLRFSKKKQNFARNSDNNNATDYSQSVKNKNVLLKFPVSELNKIYLKFKEISDFLMEREIFQKNIIIDKELESDNLGITTANFNDFYDAFYN, from the coding sequence ATGATGGACATGCAAGTGAGAAAAGTGAGGAAGCCGCCTGCCTGCACCCAGTGCAGGAAGAGAAAGATCGGGTGCGACAGGGCAAAACCAATATGTGGGAATTGTGTCAAATATAACAAACCGGACTGCTTCTATCCAGATGGACCCGGTAAGATGGTTGCTGTGCCCTCTGCATCTGGAATGTCCACGCACGGCAATGGCCTAGGTGCCAACCATTTCAATCAGGGAAACGGTGTAAATCAGAAAAACGTGATGATTCAAACGCAGTATCCGATAATGCAAACGTCGATGGAAGCTTCCAGCTTCTCATTTAACCCCTCTGTGGATACCGCAATGCAGTGGAACAAAGCTGCTAGCTAtcaaaataacaataccAATAATAACACTGCTCCTCGTCAGAATAGTAGTAACATTAATGGTACTGCTCATGGCAACACTATTGTGAGGAGTGATAGTCCCGATGTACCCTCCATGGATCAAATCAGAGAATACAACACGCGATTGCAACTGGTTAATGCGCAAGGCTTTGACTATACGGGTCACACCTACTCTTACAATATTGGTATGAACCAGGATTCGGCAGTTTTCGATTTGATGACTTCTCCATTTACTCAAGAGGAAGTACTGGTCAAAGAAATagactttttgaaaaacaaattgGTAGATTTACAAAACTTACAACTGAAAAGCTTTAAAGAAAGGTCGAATTCAAATGCCGGTAGTTCCACCACTAACAAAAGTGGCAAGACAAGTGACAACGCTAAAAAAAGTAAGATTGGTGGTAAAAGAACTGAGTTTGAACATCCAAATTCTGAACCCTCCACGTCTTTACAAAAATGCTTTACAGCCTTAGCATTGACAGACGTTCAAAGTTTAGTTCAGGTGAAACCTTTGAGGGATACTCCTAACTATCTTTTCACCAAAAACTTCATTATCTTGAGAGATCATTACCTTTTCAAGTTCTATAATATTTTGCACGATATCTGCCATATCAACCAGTTCAAAATTAATCCCAATGTCGATAATAGTCACCAGGAATTTACCGAAGTTGGCAAGGTGAACTTTCCATCAAAAGCAGCAATTATTGATATGTTAAACTCTGAAATGGTCGGGAATCTCAATATTGAAGAGTTTTTGCCAATCTTAGACAAGACCAACTTACTGGAATTTGTTAATGaatcttttccaaatgGCGAGTCCTGTTCTTCCTTCACAACTAATAACCTTCCTTTATCCCAACTGACTAAATTAGGTCAGTTGACTGTGCTGTTGTTACTTTTGAACGATTCAATTACTTTATTCAATAGGCAGGCCATTAATGTTGACGTCTTGAAATTACTAAACAATTTGAGGTTGATTCGGAGCCAAATAACATTGATAGATCTTGAATCTTATGATCAAGAGACAATCAAATTCATCGCAATTACAAAGTTTTATGAATCTTTGTATATGCATGATGATCAAAAATCTAACTTGGACGAAGACCTGAATTGTCTGTTAAGCTTTCAGATAAATGATTTTaaattatttcattttttaaaaaaaatgtactACTCAAGACATTCACTTCTAGGTCAATCTTCATTCATGGTATCCACTACTGAAAACTTATCCCCAATACCTTCTTCCATTGATACAAATGAAATTCCTTCAATTGCTAACGATTTAGAATTATTGGAAACACAAAcaaaattgataaatgCTCTGCAAGATATTCCTTTCTATTTGCCAGTAGATTTGGCTCAAGTTGAAAGTTTATTAGAAACACTAACTACCGGTGTCAGTAAATTATTGGGCTCatatgaaaatgataacGAAGTCGGTAGAGAGTGGAAAGAtactttgaatttttttaatacCATTGCGtatacaaattttttcttttttattcaaaacgAATCATCATTATCCATGGGAGTTCAACATTCTCTTCACAACGATAAGGCATCAAGTTCTGGAAAGTGCGCAAAGAATCTGATGAAAATTATTTCTACTATGcgaattttttattcagTGTCAtttaatttcatttttccaattaAGTCGATAAGATCGTTTTCAAGTATCGAAAATCATTTCAATTCCAGTGGTAATGAGTTTTTATTCACACACCAATTTATTCAAATCTTACAGAATTTCATAATGATAACATTTGCTATTTTCCAACGTTGTGAAGTGATATTATATGATGAGTTTTATAAGAACCTTTCGAACGAAGAAATTAACGTTCAATTACTTTTGATTcatgataaaattttggaaattttgaaaaaactagaGATTATCATATCTTTTTTACGAAATGAGATGAATAACAACGATAACTTTCAACCTAACAAAAGTTTCAACAAAGCTTTGAATCTGGTCAAATACATGTTGAGATTcagcaagaaaaaacaaaattttgCGAGGAACTCggataataataatgccACAGATTATAGTCAGTcagtgaaaaataaaaacgtACTCTTGAAGTTCCCTGTCAGTGAactaaacaaaatatatttGAAATTCAAGGAAATTTCAGATTTCTTAATGGAAAGggaaattttccaaaagaatataataattGACAAGGAACTAGAATCAGATAATCTAGGTATTACTACGGCAAACTTCAATGATTTCTATGATGCATTTTATAATTAG
- the CPR2 gene encoding peptidylprolyl isomerase CPR2 (similar to Saccharomyces cerevisiae CPR5 (YDR304C) and CPR2 (YHR057C); ancestral locus Anc_5.323) — MKLNGLWYWLLLLLSVNAIASNVGELIDEKEEVITQKVFFDINHGEEKVGRIVIGLYGKVCPKTAKNFYQLSIATDSKKGFIGSTFHRVIPNFMIQGGDFTRGTGVGGKSIYGDTFPDENFTLKHDRKGRLSMANRGKDTNGSQFFITTAQETSWLDGKHVVFGQVVDGMDVVNYIQHVSRDSQDKPLEPVKITNCGEWTSDLSS, encoded by the coding sequence ATGAAACTGAACGGTTTGTGGTATTGGCTGTTATTATTGCTTAGCGTTAATGCTATCGCATCAAACGTGGGCGAGTTGATAGATGAAAAGGAGGAAGTAATTACGCAAAAGGTGTTTTTCGATATCAATCATGGTGAAGAGAAAGTGGGCAGGATTGTTATTGGACTGTATGGAAAAGTGTGTCCCAAGACAGCCAAGAATTTCTATCAGCTGAGTATTGCTACTGATTCCAAGAAAGGGTTCATCGGATCCACTTTCCACAGAGTGATTCCCAATTTTATGATCCAGGGCGGCGACTTCACACGTGGTACAGGTGTCGGTGGTAAATCAATTTATGGTGACACGTTCCCTGACGAGAACTTTACTTTGAAACACGATCGCAAGGGTAGATTATCGATGGCCAATCGTGGTAAGGACACCAATGGTTCCCAGTTCTTCATTACCACTGCGCAAGAAACGTCATGGTTGGATGGAAAGCATGTGGTCTTTGGCCAGGTCGTGGATGGCATGGATGTGGTCAATTATATACAGCATGTGTCCAGAGATTCCCAAGACAAACCTTTGGAGCCGGTCAAGATTACAAATTGTGGTGAGTGGACATCTGACCTCTCTTCATAA
- the MED6 gene encoding mediator complex subunit MED6 (similar to Saccharomyces cerevisiae MED6 (YHR058C); ancestral locus Anc_5.324), with amino-acid sequence MNITPLDELQWKSPEWIQVFGLRTENVLDYFAESPFFDKTSNNQVIKMQRQFSQLNDPNGNVNMAQNIINLSDGKNANLEDEFAYVDSARRQILFKYPMYMQLEEELTKLDGTEYVLSSVREPDFWTIRKQRRLNNSSVGSSKGPKIIPLQDYYIIGANVYQSPTIFKIVQSRLMSTSYHLNSTLESLYDLIEFQPSQGVHYKVPIDTSTTTPAAPNGNNAGGGSNKDSVRPTGGANMATVPSTTNVNMTVNTMGTGGQTVENGTGRAGNGNMGITTEMLDKLMVTSIRSTPNYI; translated from the coding sequence ATGAACATAACGCCATTGGATGAATTACAATGGAAATCTCCGGAATGGATTCAAGTTTTCGGCTTGAGAACTGAGAACGTTCTGGATTACTTCGCTGAATCACCATTTTTCGATAAGACGTCAAATAACCAAGTAATTAAAATGCAAAGGCAATTCTCGCAACTAAACGATCCTAATGGTAATGTGAATATGGCACAAAACATAATAAACTTATCGGATGGAAAGAATGCGAACTTGGAAGATGAATTTGCCTATGTAGATTCGGCAAGAAGACAAATTCTCTTCAAGTACCCTATGTATATGCAATTAGAGGAAGAACTGACTAAGTTAGATGGTACTGAGTATGTACTGAGTAGTGTGAGAGAGCCTGATTTTTGGACTATCAGGAAACAAAGACGATTGAACAATTCTAGTGTGGGAAGCTCCAAGGGACCAAAGATTATCCCATTACAAGACTACTACATAATTGGTGCCAACGTCTACCAATCACCAACCATTTTTAAGATTGTACAAAGTAGACTGATGTCCACGAGCTATCACCTGAACAGTACATTGGAGAGCCTGTACGACCTGATTGAATTCCAACCTTCCCAAGGCGTACACTATAAAGTACCCATAGACACCAGTACTACCACACCCGCTGCTCCTAACGGCAACAATGCTGGTGGAGGGAGCAACAAGGACAGTGTACGACCCACTGGTGGCGCCAACATGGCAACTGTTCCCTCGACCACAAACGTCAACATGACAGTCAACACCATGGGTACAGGAGGACAGACAGTGGAAAATGGCACCGGTCGTGCTGGAAATGGTAACATGGGGATCACTACGGAAATGCTGGATAAGTTAATGGTTACAAGCATCAGGTCTACCCCCAACTACATATGA
- the FYV4 gene encoding mitochondrial 37S ribosomal protein mS41 (similar to Saccharomyces cerevisiae FYV4 (YHR059W); ancestral locus Anc_5.325), whose product MISSQVSNRFPLFLRRLLITPKISYRYSSTIPKPNGQIPDVNTFLTKIGRNCNELKDAFENNWNNLFQWDSKMLKEKGVNIQQRKYILNQVQKYRNNEPICEIKLGKKSFFGGERKRKAFTAKWRAENK is encoded by the coding sequence ATGATTTCATCACAAGTTAGTAACAGGTTTCCCTTATTTCTAAGGCGTTTGTTGATTACTCCTAAAATTTCCTATCGTTATAGTTCAACAATCCCCAAACCAAATGGACAGATACCTGACGTTAACACATTTTTAACCAAAATTGGTCGAAATTGTAACGAATTGAAAGATGCTTTTGAGAATAACTGGAACAACCTTTTTCAGTGGGATTCCAAGATGTTGAAGGAAAAAGGTGTGAATATTCAACAAAGAAAGTACATATTGAACCAAGTTCAGAAATATCGCAACAACGAACCGATTTGTGAAATTAAACTGGGTAAAAAATCATTCTTTGGTGGTGAGAGGAAGAGAAAGGCTTTTACTGCTAAATGGAGAgctgaaaataaataa